Proteins encoded in a region of the Streptomyces sp. NBC_01471 genome:
- a CDS encoding cytochrome P450: MNISGTDRGARTTVFTPRIDDLLRTHRGADAFRLDPGTVGVAGPELIDEILRSRPANEFERPTFKPLKGRSITRPESSALMRAVSQDVKVALKKTDPEKVDLSGEWPQVGHAYLRDLVFGSDPRRYRVLMDRRLEWTTAMTWTVIGTGAALPGSPGPGAPVSRLAALTAEAGTYAERRHAMGMYRRAAAPVCFTVSTLVANALWLGSPFGDDVSNRDILLETLRLLPPSWNLLRVASPEFAALDERIGERDDVLMLPLLTHRSPAIWEDPDTFRPDRWAGADPDDHPGYLPFGHANERCWGRHMVMPLAERLLDLLRAGDFAVDPDQTSARVPLAGLLGVTGVRVARRQR, from the coding sequence ATGAACATTTCCGGTACGGACAGGGGTGCCCGGACCACGGTCTTCACACCGAGAATCGACGATCTGCTGCGCACGCACCGCGGCGCGGACGCATTTCGTCTGGATCCCGGAACCGTGGGCGTCGCAGGGCCCGAACTGATCGACGAAATACTGCGCAGCAGACCGGCCAATGAATTCGAACGGCCCACATTCAAGCCGCTCAAAGGACGGTCCATCACGCGTCCGGAATCGTCCGCGCTCATGCGTGCTGTTTCCCAGGATGTCAAAGTCGCACTGAAAAAGACGGATCCGGAAAAGGTCGATCTCTCCGGAGAATGGCCGCAGGTCGGCCATGCTTATCTGCGGGATCTCGTTTTCGGTTCCGATCCCCGCCGGTACCGCGTCCTCATGGACCGCAGGCTTGAGTGGACGACCGCGATGACCTGGACCGTCATCGGAACGGGCGCCGCGCTGCCCGGCAGTCCGGGCCCCGGTGCGCCGGTCTCCCGTCTGGCCGCGCTCACCGCGGAAGCCGGGACCTACGCGGAGCGGCGCCACGCCATGGGCATGTACCGGCGTGCGGCGGCGCCCGTCTGCTTCACGGTGTCCACGCTCGTCGCCAACGCCCTCTGGCTCGGCTCGCCCTTCGGCGACGACGTGTCCAACCGGGACATCCTGCTGGAGACCCTCCGGCTGCTGCCGCCGTCCTGGAACCTGCTGCGGGTGGCGTCCCCGGAGTTCGCCGCGCTGGACGAGCGGATCGGCGAGCGCGACGACGTGCTGATGCTGCCCCTGCTGACCCACCGCTCTCCCGCGATCTGGGAGGACCCCGACACGTTCCGCCCGGACCGGTGGGCCGGGGCCGACCCCGACGACCACCCGGGATATCTCCCCTTCGGCCACGCCAACGAGCGCTGCTGGGGACGGCACATGGTCATGCCCCTGGCCGAGCGCCTGCTCGATCTGCTGCGGGCCGGCGACTTCGCGGTGGACCCGGACCAGACGTCGGCCCGGGTCCCGCTGGCCGGGCTGCTGGGAGTCACCGGAGTACGGGTCGCCCGGCGGCAGCGGTAG
- a CDS encoding response regulator transcription factor produces the protein MRVVLAEDLFLLRDGLVRMLEAYDFEIAAAVETGPELTRAFAELQPDVAVVDVRLPPSHTDEGLQCALAARRARPGLPVLVLSQHVEQLYARELLADGTGGVGYLLKDRVFDADQFIDAVRRVAAGGTAMDPQVIQQLLSRRSRDKPVGSLTPRELEVMELMAQGRSNAAIAGQLVVTERAVAKHTSNIFGKLGLPVSDDDNRRVLAVLAYLDRG, from the coding sequence GTGCGCGTTGTCCTCGCCGAAGACCTCTTCCTTCTGAGAGACGGCCTGGTCCGGATGCTGGAGGCGTACGACTTCGAGATCGCCGCAGCGGTCGAGACCGGACCCGAACTGACGCGGGCCTTCGCCGAATTGCAGCCGGACGTCGCCGTGGTCGACGTCCGGCTGCCGCCGTCCCACACGGACGAGGGCCTCCAGTGCGCGCTCGCCGCCCGCCGTGCCCGCCCCGGGCTGCCGGTCCTGGTCCTGTCGCAGCACGTGGAGCAGTTGTACGCGCGTGAGCTGCTGGCGGACGGCACGGGCGGGGTGGGATACCTGCTGAAGGACCGGGTGTTCGACGCCGACCAGTTCATCGACGCGGTACGCCGGGTGGCGGCGGGCGGCACCGCGATGGACCCGCAGGTGATCCAGCAGCTGCTGTCGCGGCGCTCCCGGGACAAGCCGGTGGGCAGCCTCACCCCGCGCGAGCTGGAGGTCATGGAGCTGATGGCGCAGGGGCGTTCCAATGCCGCCATCGCGGGCCAGCTCGTGGTGACGGAGCGGGCGGTGGCGAAGCACACGTCGAACATCTTCGGCAAGCTGGGCCTGCCGGTGTCGGACGACGACAACCGGCGGGTGCTCGCAGTGCTCGCCTATCTCGACCGGGGGTAG
- a CDS encoding histidine kinase, with product MIATKARDAGVAAVRGLALAGMSLIGSITLFTLAVTSIALIPAGVGVFTTPALLDLVRSHADRRRLLAAKWAGVRIPVARRPHPRYPRSGLAGQVERCAVLVKSPATWRDIRWLLVDMTAGTITALLPLSLLAEGLFGILLLLGLWKPVVRAGGGYWYEFVRVDSWTTAACAALVGVCWLAVGLRFGPALIRGHFTLTGAALAPTREARLGERIDRLTETRHDAVDSSAAELRRIERDLHDGAQARLVAMGMNLSTIEMLIEKDPAQAKRMLSMARESSAEALTELRDLVRGIHPPVLAERGLGDAVRALALRLPVSAEVEVDMAGRTEAPVESAAYFAVSEVLTNAVKHAGADRIWVDIHHAGGMLRMSVTDDGRGGASADKGSGLSGIERRLGTFDGVLAVNSPVGGPTMVTMEIPCALSSPKTSSF from the coding sequence ATGATTGCGACGAAGGCACGCGACGCGGGGGTGGCGGCCGTACGGGGCCTGGCGCTGGCCGGGATGTCGCTCATCGGCTCGATCACGCTCTTCACGCTGGCAGTCACATCGATCGCGCTGATCCCGGCCGGGGTCGGTGTCTTCACCACACCGGCGCTGCTGGACCTGGTCCGCTCGCACGCCGACCGGCGCAGGCTGCTGGCGGCCAAGTGGGCGGGTGTCCGCATTCCGGTGGCGCGCCGGCCGCACCCGCGGTACCCGAGGTCCGGCCTGGCCGGTCAGGTGGAGCGCTGCGCGGTGCTGGTGAAGTCCCCCGCGACCTGGCGCGACATACGCTGGCTGCTGGTCGACATGACGGCGGGCACGATCACCGCGCTGCTGCCGCTGTCGCTGCTCGCCGAGGGGCTCTTCGGCATCCTGCTGCTGCTCGGTTTGTGGAAGCCGGTCGTCCGGGCGGGCGGCGGGTACTGGTACGAGTTCGTCCGGGTCGACAGCTGGACCACCGCGGCGTGCGCGGCCCTGGTCGGCGTCTGCTGGCTCGCGGTCGGGCTGCGTTTCGGACCGGCTCTGATCCGCGGCCACTTCACCCTCACCGGGGCGGCGCTGGCCCCCACCAGGGAGGCCCGGCTGGGCGAGCGGATCGACCGGCTCACCGAGACCCGGCACGACGCCGTGGACAGCTCGGCCGCCGAACTGCGCCGCATCGAGCGCGATCTGCACGACGGCGCGCAGGCCAGGCTAGTGGCGATGGGCATGAATCTGTCCACCATCGAGATGCTCATCGAGAAGGACCCGGCGCAGGCGAAGAGGATGCTGTCGATGGCCCGCGAGTCGTCGGCGGAAGCCCTCACGGAGCTGCGGGACCTGGTGCGCGGTATCCACCCACCGGTACTCGCCGAGCGCGGACTCGGCGACGCGGTCAGGGCCCTGGCCCTGCGGCTGCCGGTGTCGGCCGAGGTCGAGGTGGACATGGCGGGCCGCACGGAGGCCCCGGTCGAGTCGGCGGCGTACTTCGCGGTCAGTGAAGTCCTGACGAACGCCGTCAAGCACGCGGGGGCGGACCGGATCTGGGTCGACATCCACCATGCCGGTGGGATGCTGCGGATGTCGGTCACCGACGACGGCCGCGGGGGTGCGTCGGCGGACAAGGGTTCGGGGCTGAGCGGAATCGAACGCAGGCTGGGTACATTCGACGGCGTACTGGCCGTCAACAGCCCCGTGGGCGGCCCGACCATGGTGACGATGGAGATTCCGTGCGCGTTGTCCTCGCCGAAGACCTCTTCCTTCTGA
- a CDS encoding winged helix-turn-helix domain-containing protein codes for MADTRSFSAATASTTTPLPSHRHRLRSVDRDEVVPVADFLPPGATWLPAPQHTLPTVPGQPPMIGYLVLVPADHRPGAVPAPAAPEGAVQIDSEQRTASVDGRALDLTYLEFELLAHLVAHPHRVHSRDQLVTTVWGYGHVGDGRTVDVHVARLRRKLGAEHRHTIRTVRRVGYKYAP; via the coding sequence ATGGCTGACACCCGTTCCTTCTCCGCCGCGACCGCATCGACCACCACGCCTCTCCCTTCCCACCGGCACCGGCTGCGGTCCGTGGACCGTGACGAGGTGGTCCCGGTCGCGGACTTCCTGCCGCCGGGGGCCACCTGGCTGCCCGCGCCCCAGCACACCCTGCCCACCGTGCCGGGCCAGCCGCCGATGATCGGCTATCTGGTGCTCGTGCCCGCCGACCACCGGCCGGGTGCGGTACCGGCCCCCGCCGCTCCCGAGGGGGCGGTGCAGATCGACAGCGAACAGCGCACCGCTTCGGTGGACGGCCGGGCGCTGGATCTGACGTATCTGGAGTTCGAGCTGCTCGCGCATCTCGTCGCGCACCCCCACCGCGTGCACAGCCGCGATCAGTTGGTGACCACCGTGTGGGGGTACGGGCATGTGGGCGACGGCCGGACCGTCGATGTCCATGTGGCCCGGCTGCGCCGCAAGCTGGGCGCCGAGCACCGGCACACGATCCGTACGGTACGACGCGTCGGGTACAAGTACGCGCCCTGA